A stretch of the Arachis stenosperma cultivar V10309 chromosome 6, arast.V10309.gnm1.PFL2, whole genome shotgun sequence genome encodes the following:
- the LOC130934308 gene encoding uncharacterized protein LOC130934308, producing the protein MEISKQSLSKLATIISNLSKTTHSFIIETRSSIRNLEVQIGRLSKRIPEIPSNTLPSNTEVNPREKCKALSIGAKAKTEEELLALNACDGIAGCSTPKEEQVLALNATIGEDGRSTPTKDLLVEELKETRTHEEIIEVPLNALLQIIDSEEYSSSDEEEKTTEEQVARYLGILVKLNAKLFGTETLEDEPPMLTKELNALVQQKLPQKLPDPRRFLIPCTRGTITFKKPLCNLGSSINLMHLSVMERLGIFEV; encoded by the coding sequence ATGGAAATTTCTAAGCAGAGCCTCTCTAAATTAGCCACTATAATCTCCAATCTCTCTAAGACCACTCACAGTTTCATTattgaaacaagatcctccattaggaatctGGAGGTCCAAATTGGTCGGCTAAGTAAGAGGATCCCAGAGATCCCTTCTAACACTCttccaagtaacactgaagtaAACCCAAGAGAAAAGTGCAAGGCCCTCAGTATAGGAGCTAAGGCCAAAACTGAAGAGGAacttctggcgttgaatgcctgTGATGGAATagctgggtgttcaacgcccaaagaggAGCAAGTTCTAGCATTAAACGCCACAATAGGAGAggatgggcgttcaacgcccactaAGGACCTCCTTGTTGAAGAACTAAAAGAAACTAGAACTCATGAGGAGATCATAGAGGTTCCCTTGAATGCCTTGTTGCAGATTATAGACTCTGAAGAATACTCCTCCTCtgatgaggaagagaaaactacGGAAGAGCAAGTCGCTCGGTACTTAGGAATTTTGGTAAAGCTaaatgccaaattatttggaACAGAGACATTGGAGGACGAACCTCCAATGCTCACCAAGGAACTCAATGCCTTGGTTCAacagaaactacctcaaaagcTGCCGGATCCCAGACGCTTCCTAATCCCTTGCACCAGAGGGACAATTACCTTTAAGAAGCCTTTATGcaacctagggtcaagcataaacctcatgcatctctctgtaatggagaggCTGGGAATTTTTGAGGTGTAA